The following coding sequences lie in one Aspergillus luchuensis IFO 4308 DNA, chromosome 8, nearly complete sequence genomic window:
- a CDS encoding uncharacterized protein (COG:S;~EggNog:ENOG410Q0CK;~TransMembrane:4 (o12-30i314-335o350-369i389-414o)), whose product MSSVKSIPGENMFSALFNVVIALIYPYYGIYRGLDAICRCGNWYYQDPLRMAARSGALCTVVRDDQWSPRAGQTLRDVYLHAGGQAQISVDRRNLEEIDFTSTFRCREVHGQYNLPAGYKLAMLPSNASVEPLQNVRDIQISSTNNFPKAIVAVVQGFYALYTLIKTVGHDQDQIRLYGFAAYGFTPLPYLVMSAINFAGNVATPGYPTLYLVESHELDEVKNINLTDNGTTYGPGSVRWFDGTVGRLTYRNNNMPSVQVRTVQQGDLQLSCSGNSVTIVQNSAIKQSIPAYTQFDTIANENEKWFDRYGLKSLIATGIIIFILGAVPVIIIFAYTDGQAGENTTIFKEAAVLTWLLGGIVIGGILAPFRQRIQTKYPGAPPWWEKTLVRLFIFYIIVYAAPTVLGAVAVVLMMHDYGYCIALS is encoded by the exons ATGT CATCTGTGAAGTCTATACCTGGTGAGAACATGTTTTCTGCTTTGTTTAATGTTGTTATCGCTCTGATTTATCCTTACTATGGGATTTATCGAGGATTAGATGCCATTTGTCGGTGCGGCAACTGGTATTACCAAGATCCTCTTCGCATGGCTGCTCGCTCTGGTGCGTTGTGTACGGTTGTTCGAGATGACCAATGGTCGCCAAGAGCTGGTCAAACATTACGGGATGTCTACCTTCATGCCGGCGGACAAGCACAAATCTCAGTCGACCGTCGCAATCTTGAAGAAATAGATTTTACATCCACATTTCGGTGCAGAGAAGTACACGGTCAATACAATCTTCCTGCTGGCTACAAATTGGCAATGCTACCCTCGAACGCCAGCGTGGAGCCACTACAGAATGTCAGAGATATCCAGATATCATCTACCAACAATTTTCCAAAAGCCATAGTCGCAGTGGTGCAAGGGTTTTATGCTCTCTACACGTTGATCAAAACTGTTGGTCATGACCAGGACCAGATCCGACTCTACGGCTTCGCAGCGTACGGATTTACACCTCTACCTTACTTGGTCATGTCAGCAATCAATTTTGCCGGAAACGTTGCTACCCCTGGTTATCCAACCCTCTATTTGGTCGAGTCACATGAGCTCGATGAGGTGAAAAATATAAACCTTACTGACAATGGAACCACCTATGGCCCGGGAAGTGTTCGTTGGTTCGATGGAACTGTTGGGAGGCTAACTTATcgcaataataatatgccCAGTGTTCAGGTTAGGACTGTGCAGCAGGGCGACTTGCAATTAAGCTGCTCCGGAAACAGCGTGACAATTGTCCAGAATTCTGCCATAAAACAGTCAATTCCCGCATACACACAATTTGACACAATCGCAAATGAAAACGAGAAATGGTTTGACAGATATGGCCTAAAGTCTCTTATTGCAACTGGGATCATTATTTTCATACTTGGTGCAGTGCCGGTGATCATTATTTTTGCCTACACGGATGGACAAGCGGGAGAAAACACCACTATCTTCAAAGAGGCTGCCGTCCTTACCTGGCTCCTGGGTGGGATTGTGATTGGGGGTATCCTTGCCCCTTTCAGGCAAAGGATCCAAACTAAGTACCCAGGGGCCCCGCCGTGGTGGGAGAAGACACTAGTCCGGTTGTTtatcttctatattattGTCTACGCTGCACCCACAGTTCTTGGTGCTGTGGCTGTCGTATTGATGATGCATGATTATGGGTACTGTATAGCCTTGTCATAA